The following are from one region of the Salvia splendens isolate huo1 chromosome 2, SspV2, whole genome shotgun sequence genome:
- the LOC121767024 gene encoding auxin-induced protein AUX28-like isoform X1, with translation MVDTVTITTLDVEETELRLGLPGAGDKKRGFEETVDLKLNLSSKDAPSDQTHFQRENVTDDAKTSSAKPPAKAQVVGWPPVRSFRKNVMARSAAEESAFVKVSMDGAPYLRKVDLKMYKTYQELSDALGKMFSSFTIGKCDTQGMLDFMNESKLMDLLNSSDYVPTYEDKDGDWMLVGDVPWEMFVGSCKRLRIMKGTEAKGLAPRAMEKCKRRI, from the exons ATGGTGGATACCGTCACTATCACTACTCTTGACGTCGAGGAGACTGAGCTGCGCCTCGGATTGCCCGGCGCCGGCGACAAGAAGCGAGGTTTCGAGGAAACCGTCGATTTGAAGCTGAATCTCTCCTCCAAGGATGCGCCTTCCGATCAGACTCATTTTCAGCGGGAAAATGTGACCGACGATGCTAAGACGAGCTCTGCTAAGCCTCCTGCTAA GGCGCAGGTGGTGGGGTGGCCGCCGGTCCGGTCGTTCCGTAAAAACGTGATGGCGAGGAGCGCGGCGGAGGAGAGCGCCTTCGTGAAGGTGAGCATGGACGGCGCGCCCTACCTAAGGAAAGTTGATCTGAAGATGTACAAGACTTACCAAGAGCTGTCAGATGCATTGGGCAAAATGTTCAGTTCCTTCACTATTG GTAAATGTGACACTCAAGGAATGTTGGACTTCATGAACGAGAGCAAGCTGATGGACCTTCTGAATAGCTCTGACTATGTGCCTACTTATGAAGACAAGGACGGGGACTGGATGCTCGTTGGAGACGTGCCGTGGGA GATGTTTGTTGGATCTTGCAAGCGCCTGCGCATAATGAAGGGCACTGAGGCAAAGGGACTCG CGCCTCGTGCGATGGAGAAATGCAAGAGAAGAATCTGA
- the LOC121767024 gene encoding auxin-responsive protein IAA16-like isoform X2, with amino-acid sequence MVDTVTITTLDVEETELRLGLPGAGDKKRGFEETVDLKLNLSSKDAPSDQTHFQRENVTDDAKTSSAKPPAKAQVVGWPPVRSFRKNVMARSAAEESAFVKVSMDGAPYLRKVDLKMYKTYQELSDALGKMFSSFTIGMLDFMNESKLMDLLNSSDYVPTYEDKDGDWMLVGDVPWEMFVGSCKRLRIMKGTEAKGLAPRAMEKCKRRI; translated from the exons ATGGTGGATACCGTCACTATCACTACTCTTGACGTCGAGGAGACTGAGCTGCGCCTCGGATTGCCCGGCGCCGGCGACAAGAAGCGAGGTTTCGAGGAAACCGTCGATTTGAAGCTGAATCTCTCCTCCAAGGATGCGCCTTCCGATCAGACTCATTTTCAGCGGGAAAATGTGACCGACGATGCTAAGACGAGCTCTGCTAAGCCTCCTGCTAA GGCGCAGGTGGTGGGGTGGCCGCCGGTCCGGTCGTTCCGTAAAAACGTGATGGCGAGGAGCGCGGCGGAGGAGAGCGCCTTCGTGAAGGTGAGCATGGACGGCGCGCCCTACCTAAGGAAAGTTGATCTGAAGATGTACAAGACTTACCAAGAGCTGTCAGATGCATTGGGCAAAATGTTCAGTTCCTTCACTATTG GAATGTTGGACTTCATGAACGAGAGCAAGCTGATGGACCTTCTGAATAGCTCTGACTATGTGCCTACTTATGAAGACAAGGACGGGGACTGGATGCTCGTTGGAGACGTGCCGTGGGA GATGTTTGTTGGATCTTGCAAGCGCCTGCGCATAATGAAGGGCACTGAGGCAAAGGGACTCG CGCCTCGTGCGATGGAGAAATGCAAGAGAAGAATCTGA